The following coding sequences are from one Lysinibacillus sp. FSL W8-0992 window:
- a CDS encoding putative DNA-binding protein, which yields MLLEKTTRMNFLFDFYQALLTDKQRSYMELYYLDDNSLGEIAESYGISRQAVYDNIRRTEAMLEEYEEKLCLLEKFQQRTQMLARLTAGITEKSMPVEEQLALIEQLKEWD from the coding sequence ATGCTACTTGAAAAAACAACACGCATGAACTTTCTCTTCGACTTTTATCAAGCATTATTAACAGATAAGCAAAGAAGTTATATGGAACTCTATTATTTAGACGATAACTCACTTGGAGAAATCGCTGAATCGTATGGGATTTCACGTCAAGCTGTTTATGATAATATTCGTCGAACTGAAGCGATGCTTGAAGAATATGAAGAAAAACTATGTTTACTGGAAAAATTTCAACAACGCACGCAAATGCTTGCGCGACTTACAGCTGGGATTACGGAAAAAAGTATGCCGGTTGAGGAGCAATTGGCGCTTATTGAGCAGTTGAAAGAATGGGATTAG
- the ftsY gene encoding signal recognition particle-docking protein FtsY has product MSFFKRLKDKLIGNPTEEEKVETTGDEQSADLQLEDTAEPALLETTNLEVEVEVEEKLEESPSEDIPVLEASDIAEEEKQEEVLEIAVVEQEVPEKKPSAWSITQKFKAGLEKTRNSFTSKVNDLVARYRKVDEDFFEELEDLLLQADVGFETVMELMDKLRYEVQRKNIKDTNGIQAIISEKLVEIYEQGEEDLIDLNMQPNGELTVILFVGVNGVGKTTTIGKLAHRLKSEGKTVVLAAGDTFRAGAIDQLQVWGDRVGCEVIKQSEGSDPAAVMYDAIRAAKNRKADVLICDTAGRLQNKVNLMNELEKVHRVISREIPNAPHEVLLALDATTGQNALVQAQTFKEVTNVTGIVLTKLDGTAKGGIVLAIRNKLHIPVKFVGLGEKMDDLQPFDAERYVYGLFAEGLDKELQNSED; this is encoded by the coding sequence ATGAGTTTTTTTAAACGTTTAAAAGATAAGTTAATTGGAAATCCGACAGAAGAAGAAAAAGTAGAAACTACAGGTGACGAGCAGTCAGCCGATTTACAGCTTGAAGACACAGCTGAGCCTGCCTTGCTTGAAACAACTAACTTAGAAGTAGAAGTAGAAGTAGAAGAAAAGCTAGAGGAATCACCAAGTGAGGACATACCTGTTTTAGAGGCTTCTGATATAGCAGAGGAAGAAAAACAGGAAGAAGTATTGGAGATCGCCGTTGTAGAGCAAGAAGTACCAGAAAAAAAACCTTCTGCTTGGTCCATTACACAAAAGTTTAAAGCTGGTCTTGAAAAAACACGAAATTCATTTACTTCAAAGGTCAATGATTTAGTTGCACGTTACCGCAAAGTAGACGAAGATTTCTTTGAAGAACTAGAAGATTTATTATTACAAGCAGACGTTGGCTTTGAAACAGTGATGGAGCTTATGGATAAATTACGCTACGAGGTTCAGCGTAAAAATATTAAAGATACAAACGGTATCCAAGCAATTATTTCTGAAAAGCTTGTAGAAATTTATGAGCAAGGTGAAGAAGATTTAATTGACCTAAATATGCAACCTAATGGTGAGCTAACTGTTATTTTATTTGTTGGCGTAAACGGTGTCGGGAAAACAACAACAATTGGTAAATTGGCACATCGTCTAAAATCAGAAGGTAAAACGGTTGTACTAGCAGCTGGTGATACGTTCCGTGCAGGTGCGATTGATCAATTACAAGTTTGGGGAGACCGTGTTGGCTGTGAAGTTATTAAGCAGTCTGAAGGCTCGGATCCAGCAGCGGTCATGTATGATGCGATACGTGCTGCGAAAAACCGTAAAGCGGACGTATTAATTTGTGATACTGCGGGTCGCCTACAAAACAAAGTGAACTTAATGAATGAGCTTGAAAAAGTACATCGTGTTATTTCGCGGGAAATACCAAATGCACCTCATGAGGTATTGTTAGCACTAGATGCGACTACTGGTCAAAATGCGCTTGTGCAGGCTCAAACGTTTAAAGAAGTAACAAACGTAACAGGTATTGTCTTGACGAAACTTGATGGTACTGCAAAGGGTGGTATTGTGCTAGCCATTCGAAATAAATTGCACATTCCTGTGAAATTCGTAGGTCTTGGTGAAAAGATGGACGATTTACAGCCATTTGATGCAGAACGTTATGTATATGGCTTGTTTGCAGAAGGTTTAGATAAAGAGCTACAAAATAGCGAAGATTAA